The following coding sequences are from one Epilithonimonas vandammei window:
- a CDS encoding AraC family transcriptional regulator gives MKVILEHISPDENSSFRVLHIKEVPISELNWQYHYHSEIEIVCVLHGKGTRHVGYHKSHFEDGALALIGSNIPHSGFGLNATDPHEEIVIQFKEDILSLPEGEPDSNAVRKLLEISRYGVLFSSQVKKQLIPKLELIAKSAGYKRYLLLLEILFELSKTEDFELMNTEVMPYTIVSRNRNRLEAVFTYVENGYQNEIDIMQAAHLANLTKPAFCNFFKKATSLTFVEFVNRYRIDKACILLSQEKSIAESCYATGFNNITYFNKIFKKYTNTTPGQFIKNL, from the coding sequence ATGAAGGTTATACTCGAACATATTTCACCAGACGAAAACAGTTCATTTCGTGTGCTGCATATCAAAGAAGTTCCCATTTCTGAACTCAACTGGCAATATCATTATCATTCTGAGATTGAGATTGTTTGCGTTTTGCATGGAAAAGGAACTAGACACGTAGGCTATCATAAAAGTCATTTTGAAGACGGGGCATTGGCTCTAATAGGATCTAATATTCCGCATTCTGGTTTTGGGCTCAATGCTACAGATCCGCACGAAGAAATCGTAATACAATTCAAGGAAGACATCCTTTCCCTACCAGAAGGAGAACCGGATTCTAATGCTGTGAGAAAGCTGTTGGAAATCTCAAGGTACGGTGTGCTTTTTTCCTCACAAGTAAAAAAACAACTCATTCCAAAACTTGAATTGATCGCTAAATCTGCGGGCTATAAAAGGTATTTACTCCTGTTAGAAATCCTTTTTGAACTATCAAAAACGGAAGATTTTGAATTAATGAATACCGAAGTGATGCCTTACACTATTGTATCTAGAAATAGAAATCGTTTGGAAGCTGTATTTACATACGTAGAAAACGGTTACCAGAACGAAATTGATATTATGCAGGCCGCACATCTTGCTAATCTCACGAAACCCGCATTTTGTAATTTTTTCAAAAAAGCCACATCGCTCACCTTTGTAGAGTTTGTTAATAGATACAGAATAGACAAAGCTTGCATATTGCTTTCTCAAGAAAAAAGCATAGCAGAAAGCTGCTATGCTACAGGTTTTAATAATATTACTTATTTCAATAAGATTTTCAAAAAATATACAAACACTACGCCTGGACAATTTATAAAAAACTTATAG
- a CDS encoding MlaE family ABC transporter permease, producing MLKRLFESVGEYFLLLGKVLTKPQKRNVYLKLLVREFYDLGVNSFGLVLFTSFFVGAVVAIQMFNNFSASSFPIPNSFIGYATKVVLILEFSPTIISVILAGKVGSYIASSIGTMRVTEQIDALDIMGVNSPNFLILPKIIASVIFNPLLIAISIAVGIWGGYIAGIATGNWTKADYITGIQMYMPSYFIWYAFLKTAAFAFLIATIPAYFGYNVKGGSLEVGRASTQAVVWTMVSVIIMDLLLTQMLLS from the coding sequence ATGTTAAAACGACTATTTGAATCCGTAGGAGAATATTTTCTATTGTTGGGAAAAGTCCTAACCAAGCCTCAGAAAAGAAATGTATATCTCAAGCTGCTGGTAAGAGAATTTTATGACCTCGGCGTCAATTCCTTTGGATTGGTATTATTTACATCTTTTTTCGTAGGGGCGGTTGTTGCTATACAGATGTTTAATAACTTCAGCGCATCATCTTTTCCTATCCCTAACAGTTTTATTGGTTACGCAACCAAAGTGGTGTTGATTTTGGAGTTCTCACCTACCATTATTTCTGTGATACTTGCCGGAAAAGTTGGTTCCTACATCGCTTCGAGCATTGGGACAATGAGGGTTACAGAGCAGATCGATGCTTTAGACATTATGGGCGTCAATTCTCCCAATTTTCTTATTTTGCCAAAAATTATAGCCAGTGTGATATTTAATCCACTGCTCATTGCAATCAGTATTGCAGTAGGAATCTGGGGCGGATATATTGCCGGAATCGCAACTGGAAATTGGACAAAAGCAGATTATATAACAGGTATCCAGATGTATATGCCATCTTATTTTATCTGGTACGCTTTTCTGAAAACAGCTGCATTTGCATTTCTAATAGCTACAATTCCTGCTTATTTCGGTTATAATGTAAAGGGCGGATCTTTGGAAGTTGGACGTGCCAGCACACAAGCTGTAGTATGGACTATGGTTTCTGTAATTATAATGGATCTATTACTAACCCAAATGTTGTTAAGCTGA
- a CDS encoding bifunctional 5,10-methylenetetrahydrofolate dehydrogenase/5,10-methenyltetrahydrofolate cyclohydrolase, with product MAKILDGLKVSKEVKAEIKQEVEKILANKRRAPHLVAILVGNNGASKAYVNSKVKDCEEVGFSSTLIKFPSTVSEAELLEKIDELNKSKDVDGFIVQLPLPKQIDQEKIIMAIDPRKDVDGFHPENFGKMALEMDTFLPATPFGILTLLERYNIETKGKNCVIIGRSRIVGKPMSILMGRKDFPGNSTVTLTHSYTEHIEDYTKQADIVITALGDPNFLKGEMIKQGAVIVDVGITRVDDDSEKGYHLAGDVDFDSCAEKASWITPVPGGVGPMTRAMLMKNTIIAYKTSVYND from the coding sequence ATGGCAAAAATTCTAGATGGACTTAAAGTCTCAAAAGAAGTAAAAGCTGAAATCAAGCAAGAGGTAGAAAAAATATTGGCTAATAAAAGAAGAGCGCCACATTTGGTAGCGATTCTGGTAGGAAATAACGGCGCCAGTAAAGCCTATGTGAACAGCAAAGTAAAAGACTGCGAAGAGGTCGGTTTCTCCTCTACACTTATCAAATTTCCAAGTACAGTGTCGGAGGCCGAGCTGTTGGAAAAAATTGACGAGTTGAATAAATCAAAAGATGTAGATGGATTTATCGTCCAGCTGCCGTTGCCTAAACAGATTGATCAGGAAAAAATCATCATGGCAATAGACCCGCGAAAAGACGTCGATGGTTTTCATCCGGAAAATTTCGGAAAAATGGCACTGGAGATGGATACTTTCTTGCCAGCAACGCCATTTGGAATATTGACATTATTGGAAAGATATAACATCGAAACCAAAGGTAAGAATTGTGTCATCATTGGCAGAAGCAGGATTGTTGGAAAACCAATGAGTATCCTGATGGGAAGAAAAGATTTCCCGGGAAACTCTACGGTGACGCTAACACACTCTTACACAGAACATATAGAAGATTATACAAAACAAGCCGATATCGTGATAACAGCACTGGGCGACCCGAATTTTCTGAAAGGAGAGATGATTAAGCAAGGAGCAGTGATTGTGGATGTTGGCATCACAAGAGTAGATGATGATTCGGAAAAAGGATATCATCTCGCAGGTGATGTTGATTTTGACAGCTGCGCAGAAAAAGCAAGCTGGATCACTCCGGTTCCTGGCGGAGTGGGTCCAATGACGCGCGCAATGCTGATGAAAAATACTATTATCGCTTATAAAACCTCGGTTTATAATGACTAA
- a CDS encoding ABC transporter ATP-binding protein, giving the protein MIEVKDLRKSFDGVEVLKGISTTFDTGKVNLVIGQSGSGKTVFLKCLLNVFEPSSGGILFDGRDIVQMSRDDKQALRAEIGTVFQGSALFDSMTVEENISFPLDMFTNLTYREKKRKVLEVIGRVNLQNANKKFPSEISGGMQKRVAIARAIVNNPKYLFCDEPNSGLDPYTSNVIDDLLLEITKEYNTTTIINTHDMNSVMTIGEKILYLRLGIKEWEGNKDILATAKNKNLLDFVYSSELFKQLREFMLENDQTSLTHNNNTEKKEK; this is encoded by the coding sequence ATGATAGAAGTTAAAGATTTAAGAAAAAGTTTTGATGGGGTAGAAGTTCTGAAAGGTATTTCCACAACATTTGATACCGGCAAAGTAAACTTGGTAATCGGGCAAAGCGGATCCGGAAAAACAGTATTTCTCAAGTGCCTGCTGAATGTTTTCGAGCCATCCAGCGGAGGCATTCTCTTTGATGGAAGAGATATTGTACAGATGTCCCGAGATGACAAACAGGCCTTGCGCGCAGAGATTGGAACCGTTTTTCAGGGAAGTGCGCTTTTCGATTCCATGACTGTTGAAGAAAACATCAGTTTCCCTCTAGATATGTTTACCAATCTTACTTACCGAGAAAAGAAACGAAAAGTTTTGGAAGTAATAGGTCGTGTCAATCTTCAGAATGCGAATAAAAAATTCCCTTCAGAAATCTCCGGGGGAATGCAGAAAAGGGTTGCCATAGCAAGAGCTATTGTTAATAATCCAAAGTATCTGTTCTGCGATGAACCTAATTCGGGCTTAGATCCTTACACATCTAATGTAATTGATGATCTTTTGCTGGAAATCACCAAAGAATATAACACCACTACTATTATCAACACTCACGATATGAATTCCGTGATGACGATTGGGGAAAAGATTCTCTATCTGCGATTGGGCATAAAAGAATGGGAAGGCAATAAAGATATATTAGCAACAGCAAAAAATAAGAACCTTTTGGATTTTGTTTACTCTTCAGAGCTATTTAAGCAATTGAGAGAATTTATGCTTGAGAATGACCAGACAAGTCTCACGCATAATAACAACACCGAAAAAAAGGAAAAATAA
- a CDS encoding lipopolysaccharide assembly protein LapA domain-containing protein encodes MKSLIIIGIILFGLGGLLFYLNDMAVDLRVVYGSLCGIGIGLIIGGLVGYISKGSAVKDAQIRRELKQLQKEKAELEKEKVQTNITKTY; translated from the coding sequence ATGAAAAGTTTAATAATTATAGGCATTATTTTATTCGGTTTGGGAGGTCTTCTTTTTTACCTGAATGATATGGCGGTAGATCTCCGTGTGGTTTATGGATCACTTTGTGGGATTGGAATCGGTCTTATTATAGGTGGATTAGTAGGATATATTAGCAAAGGCAGTGCTGTAAAAGACGCACAGATCAGACGCGAATTAAAGCAACTTCAGAAGGAGAAAGCTGAACTTGAAAAAGAGAAAGTGCAAACCAATATTACCAAAACTTATTAA
- a CDS encoding outer membrane beta-barrel protein, giving the protein MNKKLISAMTLFLGMMAYSQVTVGLRTNALINTSSASWENFKGAVNTAVDSKGDNATGFNVGLAFKVDLPASGWFVMPEVYYTSFKNTVETTGDVELEAKSNRIDVPVLVGHNFLLGKLAAFVGPVASYNLSKDNTFGDFKENGTKEFTVGYQFGAQATLSKFVVNARYEGAFSKDSRKFINAGAGVAGSETEIRYDNRPSMFILGIGYNFK; this is encoded by the coding sequence ATGAATAAAAAACTGATCAGTGCAATGACCTTATTCCTAGGAATGATGGCTTATTCACAAGTTACGGTAGGATTGAGAACCAATGCTTTAATAAACACTTCATCTGCAAGCTGGGAAAATTTTAAAGGCGCTGTTAATACTGCTGTTGATTCAAAAGGTGATAATGCAACAGGATTCAATGTTGGATTGGCTTTTAAAGTAGATTTACCTGCAAGTGGGTGGTTTGTAATGCCAGAAGTATATTACACATCTTTCAAAAATACGGTAGAAACTACTGGCGATGTAGAACTAGAAGCCAAAAGCAATAGAATTGATGTTCCTGTTTTAGTTGGACATAACTTTTTACTTGGAAAATTAGCTGCTTTTGTAGGACCAGTTGCTTCATATAATTTATCAAAAGACAATACTTTTGGAGACTTCAAGGAAAATGGAACTAAAGAATTTACTGTAGGATACCAATTTGGAGCGCAAGCAACGTTATCTAAATTTGTTGTCAATGCAAGATATGAAGGAGCTTTTTCTAAAGATTCTCGAAAATTCATTAACGCAGGTGCTGGAGTTGCAGGAAGCGAGACAGAAATCAGATATGATAATAGACCTAGTATGTTTATCCTCGGTATCGGTTATAATTTCAAATAA
- the pgi gene encoding glucose-6-phosphate isomerase: MLPKINPIQTKAWKALDQHFANHDFELRSLFQYNPNRFNEFSVQTDSYLFDFSKNLIDSKTLDLLLDLAEEVKLKEAIEKMFSGDKINETEGRAVLHTALRDFSDKQILVDGDNVKPAIKKVLDHMKSFSESVISGVHKGFTGKEIADVVNVGIGGSDLGPVMVCSALKHFKTRLNVHFVSNVDGNHLAEVVKNLNPETTLFIIASKTFTTQETMTNANSAKKWFLKSGATNEDVAKHFVALSTNIEAVKKFGIAETNIFEFWDWVGGRYSLWSAIGLSIVLSVGYENFEQLLRGAYDTDTHFQTKDFRDNIPVLMGLLGIWYRNFYAAGTYAILPYSQYLDRFAAYLQQCDMESNGKSVDRNGQFVEYETGPIIWGEPGTNGQHAFYQLIHQGTELIPADFIAYAKSPNDVGEHQDILLANYFAQTEALAFGKTEDEVFAELKSSGKTEEEIEKLLNYKIFSGNTPTNSFLFKELTPFSLGQLIALYEHKIFVQGVIWNIFSFDQFGVELGKVLAGKILPELEADGNIETHDSSTNGLINYYKSNR; encoded by the coding sequence ATGTTACCAAAAATAAATCCGATACAAACCAAAGCATGGAAAGCCCTAGATCAGCACTTTGCAAACCACGATTTTGAGTTACGATCACTTTTCCAGTATAATCCAAACCGTTTCAATGAATTTTCGGTACAAACCGATTCCTATCTTTTTGATTTTTCAAAAAACCTCATCGATTCCAAAACTCTGGATCTACTTCTTGACCTTGCTGAAGAAGTTAAGCTTAAAGAAGCGATCGAAAAAATGTTTTCCGGCGATAAAATCAATGAAACTGAAGGAAGAGCTGTTCTGCATACTGCACTCAGAGATTTTTCCGATAAACAAATTTTAGTTGACGGAGATAATGTAAAACCAGCCATAAAGAAAGTTTTGGATCATATGAAATCTTTTTCAGAATCCGTTATTTCTGGCGTTCACAAAGGTTTTACAGGCAAGGAAATCGCAGATGTGGTCAATGTAGGAATCGGCGGTTCAGATCTTGGTCCGGTGATGGTCTGCTCTGCATTAAAACATTTTAAAACAAGGCTTAATGTTCATTTTGTATCTAACGTAGATGGCAATCATCTGGCCGAGGTTGTGAAGAACCTGAACCCCGAAACCACTTTGTTCATCATTGCTTCCAAAACATTTACCACACAGGAAACTATGACCAATGCCAACTCTGCAAAAAAATGGTTTTTGAAGTCTGGTGCTACAAATGAGGATGTCGCCAAACATTTTGTGGCATTATCAACGAATATTGAAGCTGTAAAAAAATTCGGGATAGCAGAAACAAATATTTTTGAGTTCTGGGATTGGGTTGGTGGCCGTTATTCGCTATGGAGCGCAATCGGATTGAGTATTGTTCTATCTGTCGGCTATGAAAATTTTGAACAACTGCTTAGAGGTGCGTATGATACAGATACGCATTTCCAGACCAAAGATTTTAGAGATAATATTCCTGTGTTGATGGGACTTTTAGGAATATGGTACAGAAACTTCTATGCAGCCGGAACCTATGCGATTTTGCCATACTCACAATATCTTGACCGTTTTGCGGCCTATTTGCAGCAATGTGATATGGAAAGTAACGGAAAATCTGTGGACAGAAACGGCCAATTCGTGGAGTATGAAACCGGGCCAATCATCTGGGGAGAACCTGGAACTAACGGTCAGCACGCTTTTTATCAATTAATCCATCAAGGAACAGAGTTGATTCCTGCGGATTTCATTGCTTATGCAAAATCTCCTAATGATGTAGGTGAGCATCAGGATATCCTTTTAGCAAACTATTTTGCGCAGACAGAAGCTTTAGCATTCGGGAAAACAGAAGATGAAGTTTTTGCAGAATTAAAATCATCTGGCAAAACGGAAGAAGAAATCGAAAAACTATTGAACTATAAAATATTTTCGGGAAATACGCCTACCAATTCTTTCTTATTTAAGGAATTGACGCCATTTTCATTAGGACAATTAATTGCTTTGTACGAGCATAAGATTTTTGTACAAGGTGTGATCTGGAATATCTTCAGTTTTGACCAGTTTGGAGTTGAATTAGGAAAGGTCTTGGCAGGAAAAATCCTTCCAGAGCTGGAAGCCGATGGAAACATTGAAACCCACGATAGCTCTACAAACGGATTGATTAATTATTATAAATCAAATCGATAA
- a CDS encoding exopolysaccharide biosynthesis polyprenyl glycosylphosphotransferase, translated as MQRLRYSRYFKSFVILLDMILVASVFVSYYRRNFEIKYDSESLEQNILSVLLLCFFWLLLSARTRLYHIPRNITYTIYLERIIIHVFFFFIGVVLLGKVSNNDFLKTERFYLAIILALIVIPIKTLIFFLLKYIRSIGKNHRNVMFIAETASTNVLRDIISERKDFGFRIYDYSGNINLEYIAKFWKDNGIHTVFIPSEHTLEKSFEEALFHQAELNKVKISLVPNTVQNDFFEFEYNYIGTAPVLTQTKYPLDIFTNFVVKRLFDIVFSLLVLICICSWLFPIIILLIKLDGSKGSPFFIQERYGYHDKVFKCLKFRTMKVNILSSKKTTDQNDPRITEIGKFLRKTSLDEMPQFINVLLGNMSVVGPRPHMLLVDDFYKPKISRYSLRSMVKPGITGLAQVSGLRGDAGDMNIGMKKRILADSFYVRNWSFSMDIVIIFKTIFLIIIGDKKAH; from the coding sequence ATGCAGCGACTAAGATATTCTAGATATTTCAAATCCTTCGTGATCCTACTAGATATGATTCTGGTAGCTTCAGTTTTCGTTTCATATTACCGAAGGAATTTTGAAATCAAATATGATTCGGAGTCTCTGGAGCAAAACATACTTTCTGTTTTATTATTATGTTTTTTCTGGCTTTTACTTAGCGCAAGGACAAGATTATATCACATTCCTAGAAATATTACCTATACCATATATCTGGAGAGAATCATTATCCATGTTTTTTTCTTTTTTATTGGGGTGGTTCTGCTGGGAAAAGTCAGCAATAATGATTTCCTGAAAACGGAACGTTTCTATCTGGCGATTATCTTGGCATTAATTGTAATTCCTATAAAAACACTGATATTTTTTCTTTTGAAATATATCCGGAGTATCGGGAAAAATCACAGGAATGTTATGTTTATCGCAGAAACGGCATCTACCAATGTTCTTCGAGACATCATAAGCGAGAGAAAAGATTTCGGTTTCAGAATATATGATTACTCAGGAAATATTAATCTGGAGTATATTGCGAAATTTTGGAAAGACAATGGCATACATACCGTTTTTATCCCATCAGAACATACATTGGAAAAGAGTTTCGAAGAAGCGCTTTTTCATCAGGCAGAACTTAATAAAGTGAAAATTTCCTTGGTTCCGAATACTGTACAGAATGATTTCTTTGAGTTTGAATACAATTACATCGGAACTGCTCCGGTTCTTACACAAACAAAATATCCGTTAGATATTTTTACCAATTTTGTTGTTAAAAGGCTTTTCGACATTGTTTTTTCTTTATTAGTGCTTATTTGTATCTGCAGCTGGCTATTTCCGATTATTATATTACTTATAAAATTGGATGGATCCAAAGGCTCTCCCTTTTTCATTCAGGAACGATATGGTTATCATGATAAGGTTTTCAAGTGCCTCAAATTCAGAACAATGAAAGTCAATATTCTGTCATCTAAAAAAACGACCGATCAAAATGATCCAAGAATTACCGAGATTGGCAAATTTCTTAGAAAAACAAGTCTAGATGAGATGCCACAATTTATCAATGTTTTATTAGGAAATATGTCTGTTGTTGGGCCTCGGCCACATATGCTTTTGGTGGATGATTTTTACAAGCCGAAGATCAGCAGATACAGTTTGAGAAGTATGGTAAAACCAGGTATTACCGGCCTTGCGCAGGTAAGCGGACTACGGGGCGACGCAGGTGATATGAACATCGGGATGAAAAAAAGAATACTTGCAGATTCTTTTTATGTCCGTAATTGGAGTTTTAGTATGGATATTGTAATCATCTTCAAAACCATTTTTCTGATAATTATCGGCGATAAAAAAGCGCATTGA
- a CDS encoding 7-carboxy-7-deazaguanine synthase QueE: MTKEQEELLLKQGKMLPVMEHFYTIQGEGFHAGKAAYFIRLGGCDVGCHWCDVKESWDPKLHPLMDATEIAETAAKHCKTIVLTGGEPLMWNLEILTSRLKELGCTIHIETSGAYPMSGHLDWITLSPKKTGLPLEDIYKVASELKMIIFNNNDFKFAQEQQAKTNDNCVLYLQSEWSKRDVMYPKITDFILENPEWRSSIQTHKYLNIP, encoded by the coding sequence ATGACTAAAGAACAAGAAGAATTACTATTAAAACAAGGTAAAATGCTCCCGGTGATGGAGCATTTTTACACTATTCAAGGGGAGGGATTTCACGCCGGGAAAGCGGCCTATTTCATCCGCTTGGGCGGCTGCGACGTAGGCTGTCACTGGTGCGACGTGAAGGAAAGCTGGGATCCAAAACTCCACCCATTGATGGATGCCACAGAGATAGCGGAAACGGCAGCAAAACATTGTAAAACCATTGTTCTGACCGGTGGCGAACCACTAATGTGGAATCTGGAAATACTTACATCCCGGTTAAAAGAATTAGGTTGTACCATTCATATCGAAACATCTGGCGCATATCCTATGAGCGGTCATCTGGACTGGATCACTCTCTCGCCGAAGAAAACAGGACTTCCATTGGAAGATATCTATAAAGTTGCCAGTGAACTGAAAATGATTATTTTCAACAATAATGATTTCAAATTTGCTCAGGAGCAGCAGGCTAAAACGAATGATAACTGCGTACTGTATCTCCAAAGCGAATGGAGCAAACGCGATGTGATGTATCCTAAAATTACAGATTTTATTCTTGAAAATCCGGAATGGAGGTCTTCTATCCAAACGCATAAATATCTAAATATTCCTTAA